A DNA window from Amycolatopsis sp. DSM 110486 contains the following coding sequences:
- a CDS encoding S8 family serine peptidase encodes MTQQKSRWRRRAGITLLATALGVAPVGVPAALAAQPPSSPGNPTATDGKTLDDGDRALVAEAQRAGKRTVTLLVAAERGRSSAAVNDLKALGGVVESTDAKLDYVKVSVPVANAEKAAKLKSVNAVDVDGLIHRDDPKPEGAANPIPQPAPGKNTPRVNPYLPTGDTYAAQFGQTFGGWDGKGTTVAVLDSGVDLDSPALAKTSHGDRKIVDWYDANATNSGDGTWVQQSTQTYTGTFASNGRDWTAPATGGPYSFGLFKETAGDLGGAGSETGGDLNRDGDRADSWGVLLDTATKQVRVDLDGDGDFTDEKPMSDYAKNFDVGYFGTDNPATDRAERMAFVVQTDKPGFVNIGIAGAEHGTHVAGIATGNDLFGGKMDGAAPGANVMAVKVCLTTDSCTSSGLLDGVVYAASHGADVINISIGGLPALNDGNNARAELYNRTIAEYNVQIFISAGNSGAGANSVGDPSVATDAISVGSYITRETWLSNYGSKVSKAEALHPFSSRGPREDGGFKPDIIAPGAAISTVPRWEAPGPVAGTYQLPAGYAMLQGTSMASPQATGAAALLVSAYKATHHGQRPPVAALRSAIKSTARFVPGIGAYEQGAGLFNVPAAWVALSLNPKPDTVTTAVDVHTVQANLLKPTPGVGVGIHDREGVTVGKSYTRTYTLTRTSGSSRPVVYFARWVGNDGTFSSGSLVSLPLNKPVSFQVKVNPKQAGAHSALLYLDNPLTIGVDVQTMNTVFAPAEFASSGTFTASGTIARNQSVSYFLRVPQGASSLQVDLTGGGDPGKGQVRFLRYDPTGVPVDSNTSTNCYNPDAGAGCVGGTPTSRTLTNPLPGVWEITVEARRTSDVDTAPYKLTVSALGTAITPNPDDIASAPLGTGVDRTYTVKNSLKAFTGHVVGSTFGSAKITRPTIAQDQSAQTPLTVLPGSTSLTVTIGNTADTAADLDLSVYNCSSGSCVLAGQSADGDSEESVTIQNPAAGAWVAVVDGYSVPTGTTAYDYLDVFVNPSFGGVTVTDPVAAHASGTTWTVPGVVTASAAPDAGRVLRGQLSVVDDAGATVGSGIVLVRSVS; translated from the coding sequence ATGACACAGCAGAAATCACGCTGGAGACGGCGGGCCGGGATCACCCTCCTCGCCACCGCCCTCGGCGTCGCCCCCGTCGGGGTGCCCGCTGCGCTCGCCGCGCAGCCCCCTTCCTCCCCCGGAAACCCCACCGCCACTGACGGCAAGACCCTCGACGACGGTGACCGCGCGCTCGTCGCCGAAGCCCAGCGGGCCGGCAAGCGCACCGTGACGCTGCTGGTCGCCGCCGAGCGCGGCCGCTCGAGCGCCGCCGTGAACGACCTCAAGGCCCTCGGCGGCGTGGTCGAGTCCACGGACGCGAAGCTCGACTACGTCAAGGTCTCCGTGCCCGTCGCGAACGCCGAGAAGGCCGCGAAGCTCAAGTCGGTGAACGCCGTGGACGTCGACGGTCTCATCCACCGCGACGACCCGAAGCCCGAAGGCGCGGCCAACCCGATCCCGCAGCCGGCTCCGGGCAAGAACACCCCGCGCGTGAACCCGTACCTGCCCACCGGCGACACCTACGCCGCGCAGTTCGGCCAGACCTTCGGCGGCTGGGACGGCAAGGGCACCACCGTCGCCGTGCTCGACTCCGGCGTCGACCTCGACAGCCCCGCGCTGGCCAAGACCAGCCACGGCGACCGCAAGATCGTCGACTGGTACGACGCCAACGCCACCAACTCCGGCGACGGCACGTGGGTGCAGCAGTCAACCCAGACCTACACCGGCACCTTCGCGTCGAACGGCCGCGACTGGACCGCGCCCGCCACCGGCGGCCCGTACAGCTTCGGCCTGTTCAAGGAGACCGCGGGCGATCTCGGCGGCGCCGGCAGCGAGACGGGCGGCGACCTCAACCGGGACGGCGACCGCGCCGACTCGTGGGGCGTGCTGCTCGACACCGCCACCAAGCAGGTGCGCGTGGACCTCGACGGCGACGGCGACTTCACCGACGAGAAGCCGATGTCGGACTACGCCAAGAACTTCGACGTCGGCTACTTCGGCACCGACAACCCGGCCACCGACCGCGCAGAGCGCATGGCGTTCGTGGTGCAGACCGACAAGCCGGGCTTCGTGAACATCGGCATCGCGGGCGCCGAGCACGGCACGCACGTGGCCGGCATCGCGACGGGCAACGACCTGTTCGGCGGCAAGATGGACGGTGCCGCCCCGGGTGCGAACGTGATGGCCGTGAAGGTGTGTCTCACCACGGACTCGTGCACCTCCAGCGGTCTGCTCGACGGCGTGGTCTACGCCGCGAGCCACGGCGCCGACGTCATCAACATCTCCATCGGCGGCCTGCCCGCGCTCAACGACGGCAACAACGCGCGAGCCGAGCTCTACAACCGCACGATCGCCGAGTACAACGTGCAGATCTTCATCTCCGCGGGCAACTCCGGCGCCGGCGCGAACTCGGTCGGCGACCCGTCGGTGGCCACGGACGCGATCAGCGTCGGCTCGTACATCACGCGCGAGACGTGGCTGTCGAACTACGGCTCGAAGGTGTCGAAGGCCGAGGCGCTGCACCCGTTCTCCTCGCGCGGTCCGCGCGAAGACGGTGGATTCAAGCCGGACATCATCGCGCCCGGCGCGGCGATCTCCACCGTGCCGCGGTGGGAGGCGCCGGGTCCGGTCGCGGGCACGTACCAGCTGCCCGCCGGGTACGCGATGCTTCAGGGCACGTCGATGGCGTCACCGCAGGCGACAGGCGCGGCGGCTCTGCTGGTGAGCGCGTACAAGGCAACGCACCACGGCCAGCGTCCGCCGGTCGCGGCGCTGCGCTCGGCGATCAAGTCCACGGCGCGTTTCGTGCCGGGCATCGGCGCGTACGAGCAGGGCGCCGGGCTGTTCAACGTGCCCGCCGCGTGGGTCGCGCTGTCACTGAACCCGAAGCCGGACACGGTGACCACCGCGGTCGACGTGCACACGGTTCAGGCCAACCTGCTGAAACCCACCCCGGGCGTAGGCGTCGGCATCCACGACCGCGAGGGCGTGACCGTCGGGAAGTCCTACACGCGCACGTACACGCTCACGCGCACGTCCGGTTCTTCTCGTCCGGTGGTGTATTTCGCACGCTGGGTGGGTAACGACGGAACATTCTCCTCGGGTTCCCTGGTGTCCTTGCCCCTGAACAAGCCCGTTTCCTTCCAGGTGAAGGTGAACCCCAAACAGGCCGGTGCGCATTCGGCGCTGCTGTACCTGGACAACCCGCTGACGATCGGCGTCGACGTGCAGACCATGAACACGGTCTTCGCGCCGGCGGAGTTCGCCTCGTCGGGCACCTTCACCGCGTCGGGCACGATCGCGCGCAACCAGTCGGTGAGCTACTTCCTGCGCGTGCCGCAGGGTGCGAGCTCGCTCCAGGTGGACCTGACCGGTGGCGGTGACCCCGGCAAGGGCCAGGTGCGCTTCCTGCGCTACGACCCGACCGGCGTTCCCGTCGACAGCAACACCTCCACCAACTGCTACAACCCCGACGCGGGCGCGGGCTGCGTCGGCGGCACGCCGACCAGCCGCACGCTGACCAACCCGCTGCCGGGCGTCTGGGAGATCACGGTGGAGGCGCGGCGGACGTCCGATGTGGACACCGCGCCGTACAAGCTGACGGTTTCCGCGCTGGGCACCGCGATCACGCCGAACCCGGACGACATCGCGTCGGCTCCGCTGGGTACCGGGGTGGATCGCACGTACACGGTGAAGAACTCGCTCAAGGCGTTCACCGGGCACGTGGTGGGCAGCACGTTCGGCAGCGCGAAGATCACGCGGCCGACGATCGCGCAGGACCAGTCGGCGCAGACGCCGCTGACCGTGCTGCCGGGTTCGACCTCGCTGACGGTGACGATCGGCAACACCGCCGACACCGCCGCCGACCTGGACCTGTCGGTGTACAACTGCAGCAGCGGTTCGTGCGTCCTCGCGGGCCAGAGCGCCGACGGTGACTCCGAGGAGTCGGTGACGATCCAGAACCCGGCGGCGGGCGCGTGGGTCGCGGTCGTCGACGGGTACTCCGTGCCCACCGGGACCACGGCGTACGACTACCTGGACGTGTTCGTGAACCCGTCGTTCGGCGGCGTCACGGTGACCGACCCGGTCGCCGCGCACGCCTCGGGCACCACGTGGACCGTGCCGGGTGTCGTGACGGCCTCGGCCGCCCCGGACGCGGGCCGCGTGCTGCGCGGTCAGCTCTCGGTGGTCGACGACGCGGGCGCGACCGTGGGCAGCGGCATCGTGCTGGTGCGTTCGGTGAGCTAG
- a CDS encoding MIP/aquaporin family protein: protein MTPSDRTLRSQPDRQQVARHADVALRSMGQPNSVVSEFDFWNDRYEGRRLFSEVLGTFFLVLVAVGGGVVNARFGGDAVPAGARVVAPALMVAAIILFMGTVSGAHLNPAVSLAFAARGDFPWKRVPAYIVAQFVGAALATLLLWALLGKQGSAGLTLPGSGISTVTAMLWELVLTVGLVSVILGSSSGAQQVGPLAAIAVGSYIALAGLWGAPVSGASMNPARSLGPALVLGDWTSWWAYLAGPIAGGLIAVGIAYILRGAGGGRSGEKAAQGVLPGSAVPRSPENT, encoded by the coding sequence ATGACTCCGAGCGATCGAACGCTGCGGTCACAGCCCGACCGGCAGCAAGTCGCACGGCACGCCGACGTCGCCTTGCGCTCCATGGGACAGCCGAACTCGGTTGTCAGCGAGTTCGACTTCTGGAACGACCGGTACGAGGGGCGTCGGCTGTTCTCCGAGGTGCTCGGCACCTTCTTCCTGGTGCTGGTCGCGGTCGGCGGCGGTGTGGTGAACGCGCGGTTCGGCGGTGACGCGGTGCCGGCTGGTGCGCGGGTCGTGGCGCCGGCGTTGATGGTCGCCGCCATCATCCTGTTCATGGGCACAGTGTCCGGCGCCCACCTCAATCCGGCCGTGAGTCTCGCGTTCGCGGCGCGAGGCGACTTCCCGTGGAAACGGGTTCCGGCCTACATCGTGGCCCAGTTCGTCGGCGCGGCGCTGGCCACGCTCCTGTTGTGGGCGTTGCTCGGCAAGCAGGGCAGCGCGGGCCTGACCCTGCCCGGCAGCGGGATCAGCACGGTCACGGCGATGCTGTGGGAACTCGTGCTCACCGTGGGGCTCGTGAGCGTGATCCTGGGCAGCTCCTCAGGAGCCCAGCAGGTCGGGCCGCTGGCCGCGATCGCGGTGGGCAGCTACATCGCGCTGGCCGGGTTGTGGGGAGCGCCGGTGAGCGGCGCGTCGATGAACCCGGCGCGCTCGCTCGGGCCCGCGCTGGTGCTCGGCGACTGGACGTCGTGGTGGGCTTACCTGGCCGGCCCGATCGCCGGGGGCCTCATCGCGGTGGGGATCGCCTACATCCTGCGCGGCGCCGGGGGTGGCCGCAGCGGGGAGAAGGCGGCGCAGGGCGTGCTTCCGGGGAGCGCGGTGCCGCGCTCCCCGGAGAACACCTAG
- a CDS encoding ROK family transcriptional regulator — protein sequence MTQAVRHDSMRARNLELVLGEVAGHGPLTRAALAELTGLTKSTVSKLVGDLLDAGFLAETGPARAGERGRPGVEVVLSGARVASLGLEINVDYLAVCLLDLARTVRFTERRERDNRGSRPEEVLGELQNLAEKALAAAGDLTVAGAVLAVSGPVGDGVLFSAPNLGWSDVRAADMLHLPVPVTLDNEANLGALGELWFGAGPSDFLFVSGEVGIGAGLVVDSALFPGTHGLAGELGHVVVSPTGPRCRCGASGCLETYAGQEALLEAAGVAGVRELLRNLDANDPTATKATTAAGEALGLALSSAVNLLDLDHVVLGGVFAPLFPWLAPAAEAVLATRLGHLRGSVPTLAPSTVGGDAATLGAAGRTIHHVLADPGPYLTRAEAT from the coding sequence ATGACGCAGGCGGTGCGGCACGACTCGATGCGCGCGCGCAACCTCGAGCTCGTGCTCGGCGAGGTCGCCGGGCACGGCCCGCTCACCCGCGCGGCGCTCGCGGAGCTCACCGGCCTCACCAAGTCCACCGTGTCGAAGCTCGTCGGCGACCTGCTCGACGCCGGTTTCCTCGCCGAGACCGGCCCGGCCCGCGCGGGCGAGCGCGGCCGCCCCGGCGTCGAGGTCGTGCTGTCCGGCGCGCGCGTGGCGTCGCTCGGGCTGGAGATCAACGTCGACTACCTCGCCGTCTGCCTGCTCGACCTCGCCCGCACTGTGCGCTTCACCGAACGCCGCGAGCGCGACAACCGCGGTTCGCGCCCCGAGGAAGTGCTGGGGGAGCTGCAAAACCTCGCCGAAAAGGCCCTCGCCGCGGCCGGAGACCTGACCGTCGCCGGCGCCGTCCTCGCCGTGTCCGGCCCGGTCGGCGACGGCGTGCTGTTCAGCGCCCCCAACCTCGGCTGGAGCGACGTCCGCGCCGCCGACATGCTGCACCTGCCCGTGCCCGTCACCCTCGACAACGAGGCCAACCTCGGCGCCCTGGGCGAGCTCTGGTTCGGCGCCGGCCCGTCCGACTTCCTGTTCGTCTCCGGCGAGGTCGGCATCGGCGCGGGCCTGGTCGTGGACTCGGCGCTGTTCCCCGGCACCCACGGTCTCGCCGGCGAGCTCGGCCACGTCGTCGTCTCCCCGACGGGCCCGCGTTGCCGCTGCGGCGCGTCCGGCTGCCTGGAAACCTATGCGGGACAAGAGGCTCTGCTCGAAGCCGCGGGCGTCGCCGGTGTCCGCGAGCTCCTGCGCAATCTCGACGCCAACGACCCGACCGCCACCAAGGCCACCACCGCGGCGGGCGAAGCGCTCGGCCTCGCGTTGTCCTCCGCGGTCAACCTGCTCGACCTCGACCACGTGGTGCTCGGCGGCGTCTTCGCCCCGCTCTTCCCGTGGCTGGCCCCCGCCGCGGAAGCCGTGCTGGCCACCCGCCTGGGCCACCTTCGCGGCTCCGTCCCGACGCTGGCACCGTCCACTGTGGGCGGCGACGCCGCCACCCTGGGTGCGGCCGGCCGCACGATCCACCACGTCCTCGCCGACCCCGGCCCCTACCTCACGCGCGCCGAAGCCACCTGA
- the xylA gene encoding xylose isomerase — protein MTDFAPTPDDKFSFGLWTVGWQAADPFGVATRPALDPVESVHRLAELGAYGVSFHDDDLLATEPDRDAAIKKFKAALEATGLKVPMATTNLFTHPVFKDGGLTSNDRDIRRYALTKVRRNLDLAAELGASTYVLWGGREGAESDAAKDVRAALDRYKEGLDLLADYAVSQGYAIRFALEPKPNEPRGDILLPTIGHALGLISQLERPELFGLNPEVGHEQMAGLNFVHGIAQALWQGKLFHIDLNGQHGPKYDQDLIFGHGDLTSAFFLVDLLETAGYEGPRHFDYKPLRTEDASDVWDSAAANMRMYLILKEKAAAFRADPEVAAALSASRVDELSVPTVAPGETLDDLAADSFDVETAGKRGYHFTRLNQLALEHLLGTR, from the coding sequence ATGACCGACTTCGCGCCCACTCCGGACGACAAGTTCTCGTTCGGCCTGTGGACCGTGGGCTGGCAGGCCGCCGACCCGTTCGGCGTGGCGACGCGGCCGGCGCTGGACCCGGTGGAGAGCGTGCACCGCCTGGCCGAGCTGGGCGCGTACGGCGTGTCCTTCCACGACGACGACCTGCTCGCCACCGAGCCCGACCGCGACGCGGCCATCAAGAAGTTCAAGGCGGCGCTGGAGGCCACGGGCCTGAAGGTGCCGATGGCGACCACCAACCTGTTCACGCACCCCGTGTTCAAGGACGGCGGCCTGACCAGCAACGACCGCGACATCCGCCGGTACGCGCTGACGAAGGTGCGCCGCAACCTCGACCTGGCCGCCGAGCTGGGCGCCTCCACGTACGTGCTGTGGGGCGGCCGTGAGGGCGCCGAGTCCGACGCGGCGAAGGACGTGCGCGCCGCGCTGGACCGCTACAAGGAGGGCCTCGACCTCCTGGCCGACTACGCCGTGTCCCAGGGCTACGCCATCCGGTTCGCCCTGGAGCCCAAGCCCAACGAACCCCGCGGCGACATCCTCCTGCCCACGATCGGGCACGCGCTCGGCCTCATCTCGCAGCTGGAGCGTCCCGAGCTGTTCGGCCTCAACCCCGAGGTCGGCCACGAGCAGATGGCCGGCCTGAACTTCGTGCACGGCATCGCGCAGGCCCTGTGGCAGGGCAAGCTCTTCCACATCGACCTCAACGGCCAGCACGGTCCCAAGTACGACCAGGACCTCATCTTCGGCCACGGCGACCTGACTTCGGCGTTCTTCCTGGTGGACCTGCTGGAGACCGCCGGCTACGAGGGCCCGCGGCACTTCGACTACAAGCCGCTGCGCACCGAGGACGCTTCGGACGTCTGGGATTCGGCCGCCGCGAACATGCGGATGTACTTGATCCTGAAGGAAAAGGCCGCCGCGTTCCGGGCGGACCCCGAGGTGGCCGCGGCGCTGTCGGCTTCGCGCGTCGACGAGCTGTCAGTCCCGACGGTCGCCCCCGGCGAGACGCTGGACGACCTGGCCGCGGACTCGTTCGACGTCGAGACGGCGGGTAAACGGGGTTACCACTTCACCCGGCTGAACCAGCTGGCATTGGAGCACCTGCTCGGCACCCGGTGA
- a CDS encoding sugar phosphate isomerase/epimerase — protein MARPLTLFTGQWADLPFEEVCRLASGWGYDGLELACWGDHFEVDKALSDEGYVQSKRDTLAKYDLRVWTISNHLVGQAVCDHPIDERHEAILPARIWGDGSPEGVRRRAAAEMQDTARAAALLGVSTVVGFTGSSIWHTVAMFPPVPQSMIDRGYEDFAARWNPILDVFDEVGVRFAHEVHPSEIAYDYWTTVRTLEAIGHRPAFGLNFDPSHFVWQDLDPVGFLWDFKDRIYHVDCKEARKQLNGRNGRLGSHLPWADPRRGWDFVSTGHGDVPWEDVFRMLNAITYDGPISIEWEDAGMDRLTGAPEALEFVKRLNFTPPTAAFDAAFSSKP, from the coding sequence ATGGCACGACCGCTGACGCTGTTCACCGGGCAGTGGGCCGACCTGCCCTTCGAGGAGGTCTGCCGCCTCGCGAGCGGCTGGGGCTACGACGGCCTCGAGCTCGCCTGCTGGGGTGACCACTTCGAAGTCGACAAAGCGCTTTCCGACGAGGGGTACGTGCAGTCCAAGCGGGATACGCTGGCCAAGTACGACCTTCGCGTGTGGACGATCTCCAACCACTTGGTGGGCCAGGCCGTGTGCGACCACCCCATCGACGAGCGCCACGAGGCCATCCTGCCCGCCCGCATCTGGGGCGACGGGTCACCGGAGGGCGTGCGCCGGCGGGCGGCCGCGGAGATGCAGGACACCGCGCGGGCGGCCGCTTTGCTGGGTGTGTCCACTGTGGTCGGTTTCACGGGATCGTCCATCTGGCACACCGTGGCGATGTTCCCGCCGGTGCCGCAGTCGATGATCGACCGCGGCTACGAGGACTTCGCGGCCCGCTGGAACCCGATCCTCGACGTGTTCGACGAGGTCGGCGTCCGCTTCGCCCACGAGGTCCACCCGAGCGAGATCGCCTACGATTACTGGACGACCGTGCGCACGCTGGAGGCGATCGGCCACCGCCCGGCCTTCGGCCTGAACTTCGACCCGTCGCACTTCGTCTGGCAGGACCTCGACCCCGTGGGTTTCCTGTGGGACTTCAAGGACCGCATCTACCACGTGGACTGCAAGGAGGCCCGCAAGCAGCTCAACGGCCGCAACGGCAGGCTGGGTTCGCACCTCCCGTGGGCCGACCCGCGCCGCGGCTGGGACTTCGTCTCGACCGGCCACGGCGACGTCCCGTGGGAAGACGTCTTCCGCATGCTCAACGCCATCACCTACGATGGCCCCATCTCGATCGAATGGGAAGACGCCGGCATGGACCGGCTGACCGGCGCGCCGGAGGCGTTGGAGTTCGTGAAGCGGCTGAACTTCACACCCCCGACGGCGGCGTTCGACGCGGCTTTCTCGTCGAAGCCTTAG
- a CDS encoding Gfo/Idh/MocA family protein has product MAGQIGVGMVGYAFMGAAHSQAWRTVHHAFDVPLTPRMAVLCGRDAAAASAAAEKLGWASVETDWKRLVESDEVGLVDICTPGDTHAEIALAALAAGKHVLCEKPLANTVAEAAAMTAAAEEATARGVRSMVAFNYRRVPALAFARSLVADGRLGELRHVRAQYLQDWIVDPEFPLVWRLQKDRAGSGALGDIGAHIVDLAQFLTGSRISGVSAVTETFVRERPLVASSSGLAASSGSARGEVTVDDAALFTARFASGALGSFEATRFAAGRKNSMRIELNGSAGSLAFDFEAMNELYFHDHTLDPSVAGFRRILVTEPEHPYVGAWWPPGHGLGYEHTFTHEVRDFLVALASGTDPAPSFADGLQVQRVLDAVERSAAADSVWTVV; this is encoded by the coding sequence ATGGCCGGGCAGATCGGCGTCGGGATGGTGGGCTACGCCTTCATGGGCGCGGCCCACTCCCAGGCGTGGCGGACCGTGCACCACGCCTTCGACGTGCCGCTGACGCCGCGGATGGCGGTGCTGTGTGGACGCGACGCCGCGGCGGCGTCGGCTGCCGCGGAGAAGCTCGGCTGGGCTTCCGTGGAGACGGACTGGAAACGGCTGGTGGAGTCCGACGAGGTGGGGCTCGTCGACATCTGCACGCCGGGGGACACGCACGCGGAGATCGCGCTGGCCGCGCTCGCCGCGGGCAAGCACGTGCTGTGTGAGAAACCGCTGGCCAACACCGTTGCCGAAGCCGCGGCGATGACCGCTGCCGCCGAGGAGGCGACCGCTCGCGGGGTGCGGTCGATGGTGGCGTTCAACTACCGGCGCGTGCCGGCGCTGGCGTTCGCGCGGTCGCTGGTGGCCGACGGGCGGCTGGGGGAGCTTCGGCACGTGCGGGCGCAGTACCTGCAGGACTGGATCGTCGATCCTGAGTTCCCGTTGGTGTGGCGGCTGCAAAAGGACCGCGCGGGGTCGGGTGCGCTCGGCGACATCGGCGCGCACATCGTGGATCTCGCGCAGTTCCTGACCGGCTCGCGGATTTCGGGCGTGAGCGCGGTGACGGAGACGTTCGTGCGCGAGCGGCCGCTGGTCGCTTCGTCGTCGGGGCTGGCGGCTTCGTCGGGGTCCGCGCGGGGCGAGGTGACGGTGGACGACGCCGCGCTGTTCACCGCGCGTTTCGCGTCGGGCGCGCTGGGCAGCTTCGAGGCGACGCGGTTCGCGGCCGGGCGCAAGAACTCGATGCGGATCGAGCTCAACGGTTCCGCGGGCAGCCTCGCGTTCGATTTCGAGGCCATGAACGAGCTGTACTTCCACGACCACACGCTGGATCCGTCGGTCGCCGGGTTCCGCCGGATCCTCGTGACCGAGCCGGAGCACCCGTACGTCGGCGCGTGGTGGCCGCCGGGCCACGGCCTGGGTTACGAGCACACCTTCACCCACGAGGTGCGCGATTTCCTCGTGGCGCTCGCTTCGGGCACCGACCCGGCGCCGTCGTTCGCCGACGGGCTGCAGGTGCAGCGCGTGCTCGACGCGGTGGAACGCAGCGCCGCCGCCGATTCCGTGTGGACCGTTGTCTGA
- a CDS encoding substrate-binding domain-containing protein, which yields MNTDIRRRAFLTGATLAGVGALAACTSNEEPPPAAATAPQGAQDAPGKRVTVGFAGPQADHGWLNAITVNARAEAQRHPDVELVVAEGSNDAATQSAQIDALINRKVDVLVVLPADGKQLTPAGRKAMNAGIPVINLDRIFDSPQAYRTWVGGDNYRMGVNAGNYIGQQLNGQGTVLELAGIDTLELTRQRTQGFDDALANYPGIRKVGRAAAEFTVPTGQARMAELLQAHPQFNAVWNHDDDQGVGALQAVRQAGRSDFLMVGGAGSKAAMEAIKSDNSVLKATVLYPPTMAASAVRLARLLGQAKGVSDLAEQEIPASVTTFSAVVTKENVDKYLPVSFE from the coding sequence ATGAACACCGACATCCGCCGCCGCGCGTTCCTGACCGGAGCGACCCTGGCGGGCGTGGGCGCGCTCGCCGCGTGCACGAGCAACGAGGAACCACCGCCCGCCGCCGCGACCGCACCCCAAGGCGCCCAGGACGCGCCGGGCAAGAGAGTCACGGTCGGGTTCGCCGGGCCGCAGGCCGACCACGGCTGGCTCAACGCGATCACCGTCAACGCGCGGGCCGAAGCGCAGCGCCATCCCGACGTGGAGCTCGTCGTCGCGGAGGGGTCGAACGACGCCGCCACGCAGTCGGCGCAGATCGACGCGCTGATCAACCGCAAGGTCGACGTGCTCGTGGTGCTGCCGGCCGACGGGAAGCAGCTCACGCCGGCCGGGCGCAAGGCGATGAACGCGGGCATCCCCGTGATCAACCTCGACCGGATCTTCGACTCGCCGCAGGCCTACCGCACGTGGGTCGGCGGCGACAACTACCGCATGGGCGTGAACGCGGGCAACTACATCGGCCAGCAGCTCAACGGGCAGGGCACCGTGCTCGAGCTCGCCGGCATCGACACGCTCGAGCTCACCCGCCAGCGCACGCAGGGCTTCGACGACGCGCTGGCCAACTACCCGGGGATCCGCAAGGTCGGCCGTGCCGCCGCCGAGTTCACCGTGCCGACCGGGCAGGCGCGCATGGCCGAGCTGCTGCAGGCGCACCCGCAGTTCAACGCGGTCTGGAACCACGACGACGACCAGGGCGTGGGCGCGCTGCAGGCCGTGCGCCAGGCCGGCCGGTCGGACTTCCTGATGGTCGGCGGCGCCGGGTCGAAGGCCGCGATGGAGGCGATCAAGAGCGACAACTCGGTACTCAAGGCCACTGTGCTCTACCCGCCGACGATGGCCGCGTCCGCCGTGCGCCTCGCGCGGCTGCTCGGGCAGGCGAAGGGCGTGTCGGACCTGGCGGAGCAGGAGATCCCCGCTTCGGTGACCACTTTCTCGGCGGTGGTGACCAAGGAGAACGTGGACAAGTACCTGCCGGTTTCCTTCGAGTGA
- a CDS encoding ABC transporter permease has protein sequence MNADQAVAPEPTRRFSVRLREARNLGLVGVLAVLVLIGALTEPGQFLTTGTVVLVLTQASVIGVITVGMTFVIIGGGIDLSVGAVVALATVWATTRSTQQFGIGGIVFTAVAVGVGCGLVSGLLIAYGRLVAFIGTLAMLASARGLAIQLSQGRTQTVTSSNQALVDLGYQDSYVLGIPPLVLIFAAVAIVGWLVLNRTTFGRRTYAIGGNLEAARLAGINVKLHTCLLYVLSGLCCGIASVMLIILTSSGTSGNGNLYELDAIAAVIIGGTLLSGGRGTLVGSVLGVLVFTVISVLFTLNNLPTAVQQLAKGVIIVLAVLVQRRASLYSSERTTR, from the coding sequence ATGAACGCTGACCAGGCGGTGGCACCCGAGCCCACGCGCCGGTTCTCGGTGCGGCTGCGGGAGGCCCGCAACCTCGGGCTGGTCGGGGTGCTGGCCGTGCTGGTGCTGATCGGCGCGCTGACCGAACCGGGCCAGTTCCTCACCACCGGCACGGTGGTGCTGGTGCTCACGCAGGCGTCGGTCATCGGCGTGATCACCGTGGGCATGACGTTCGTGATCATCGGCGGCGGCATCGACCTGTCCGTCGGCGCGGTGGTGGCGCTCGCGACGGTGTGGGCGACCACGCGCTCCACGCAGCAGTTCGGCATCGGCGGGATCGTGTTCACCGCCGTGGCCGTGGGGGTCGGCTGCGGCCTGGTCAGCGGGCTGCTCATCGCTTACGGCCGGCTGGTCGCGTTCATCGGCACGCTGGCGATGCTTGCGTCGGCCCGCGGCCTGGCGATCCAGCTCTCGCAAGGCCGCACGCAGACCGTGACGTCGAGCAACCAGGCGCTCGTCGACCTCGGCTACCAGGACAGCTACGTGCTCGGCATCCCGCCGCTGGTACTGATCTTCGCGGCCGTCGCGATCGTCGGCTGGCTCGTGCTCAACCGGACCACCTTCGGTCGCCGCACCTACGCGATCGGCGGCAACCTGGAGGCCGCGCGGCTCGCGGGCATCAACGTGAAGCTGCACACCTGCCTGCTGTATGTCCTTTCCGGACTGTGCTGCGGCATCGCCAGCGTGATGCTGATCATCCTCACCTCCAGCGGCACGTCGGGCAACGGCAACCTCTACGAGCTCGACGCCATCGCGGCGGTGATCATCGGCGGCACCCTGCTCTCCGGCGGCCGCGGCACGCTCGTCGGCTCCGTGCTCGGGGTGCTCGTGTTCACGGTCATCAGCGTGCTGTTCACCCTCAACAACCTGCCCACGGCCGTGCAGCAGCTGGCCAAGGGCGTGATCATCGTGCTCGCCGTGCTCGTGCAGCGGCGGGCTTCGCTCTACTCGAGTGAGAGGACCACCCGATGA